The proteins below come from a single Oerskovia jenensis genomic window:
- the treS gene encoding maltose alpha-D-glucosyltransferase has product MSSSPFSARAPGPAGATSPAGAVGSSAGPGPTARATGPAAGPAPVAPTTAPLPVGALPPRRQPAAPSAQRSGLSADPSWYKTAVFYEVLVRAFSDSSGDGSGDLRGLIDRLDYLQWLGIDALWLPPFYPSPLRDGGYDVADYTAIAGQYGSMADFTELIAEAHARGIRIVIDLVMNHTSDQHPWFQASRADPEGPYGDFYVWSDDNTRYEDARIIFVDTETSNWTFDPVRRQFFWHRFFSHQPDLNFENPRVADAMLDVTRFWLQVGVDGFRLDAVPYLFEAEGTNCENLPQTHRFLRRVRQMVDAEFPGRIILAEANQWPAEVVDYFGSEEEPECHMCFHFPVMPRIFYAIRDQRANQIVDILRDTPPIPAGAQWSTFLRNHDELTLEMVSTEERASMYGWYAQDPRMRANVGIRRRLAPLLDNSRKEVELAHALLLSLPGSPCLYYGDEIGMGDNIWLPDRDAVRTPMQWTPDRNAGFSTADPGKLYLPPIQSLVHNYGYVNVENQLAQPTSLLHWVHGMLAVRRLHPAFGDGEQVTLSTDNESVLAFLRRNAAETILCVANLSATARTATIHLPEHTGATLTDVFGGASFPSVGEDGAVVMTWGSRDFYWLTVS; this is encoded by the coding sequence ATGAGCAGCTCGCCGTTCTCGGCACGGGCGCCCGGGCCCGCGGGGGCCACGTCCCCCGCAGGGGCCGTCGGCTCCTCAGCGGGCCCGGGGCCGACCGCGCGCGCCACCGGCCCTGCCGCGGGACCGGCCCCGGTCGCCCCGACGACCGCACCCCTGCCCGTCGGCGCCCTGCCCCCCCGCCGTCAGCCCGCAGCCCCTTCGGCGCAGCGCTCGGGGCTCTCGGCGGACCCGTCCTGGTACAAGACCGCCGTGTTCTACGAGGTCCTGGTCCGCGCGTTCTCGGACTCCTCGGGCGACGGCTCGGGCGACCTGCGCGGGCTGATCGACCGGCTCGACTACCTCCAGTGGCTCGGGATCGACGCCCTGTGGCTGCCCCCGTTCTACCCGTCGCCGCTGCGCGACGGCGGGTACGACGTCGCCGACTACACGGCCATCGCGGGCCAGTACGGCTCGATGGCCGACTTCACCGAGCTCATCGCCGAGGCGCACGCGCGCGGCATCCGGATCGTGATCGACCTCGTCATGAACCACACGAGCGACCAGCACCCGTGGTTCCAGGCGTCGCGCGCCGACCCCGAGGGGCCGTACGGCGACTTCTACGTGTGGAGCGACGACAACACCCGGTACGAGGACGCGCGCATCATCTTCGTGGACACCGAGACGAGCAACTGGACGTTCGACCCGGTCCGGCGCCAGTTCTTCTGGCACCGGTTCTTCTCGCACCAGCCGGACCTCAACTTCGAGAATCCCCGGGTCGCGGACGCGATGCTCGACGTGACCCGGTTCTGGCTCCAGGTGGGCGTCGACGGGTTCCGTCTCGACGCGGTCCCCTACCTGTTCGAGGCCGAGGGCACGAACTGCGAGAACCTGCCCCAGACGCACCGGTTCCTGCGGCGGGTGCGCCAGATGGTCGACGCCGAGTTCCCGGGCCGCATCATCCTCGCGGAGGCGAACCAGTGGCCCGCCGAGGTCGTGGACTACTTCGGCTCCGAGGAGGAGCCCGAGTGCCACATGTGCTTCCACTTCCCGGTCATGCCCCGCATCTTCTACGCGATCCGCGACCAGCGGGCCAACCAGATCGTCGACATCCTGCGCGACACCCCGCCCATCCCGGCGGGCGCGCAGTGGAGCACGTTCCTGCGCAACCACGACGAGCTCACGCTCGAGATGGTCTCGACCGAGGAGCGCGCGTCGATGTACGGGTGGTACGCGCAGGACCCGCGCATGCGTGCGAACGTCGGCATCCGGCGCCGCCTCGCGCCGCTGCTCGACAACTCGCGCAAGGAGGTCGAGCTCGCGCACGCGCTGCTGCTGTCGCTGCCGGGCAGCCCGTGCCTGTACTACGGCGACGAGATCGGGATGGGCGACAACATCTGGCTGCCGGACCGCGACGCGGTGCGCACGCCCATGCAGTGGACCCCGGACCGCAACGCGGGCTTCTCGACCGCCGACCCGGGCAAGCTGTACCTGCCGCCCATCCAGTCGCTCGTGCACAACTACGGGTACGTCAACGTGGAGAACCAGCTCGCGCAGCCGACGTCGTTGCTGCACTGGGTCCACGGCATGCTCGCGGTGCGCAGGCTGCACCCGGCGTTCGGCGACGGCGAGCAGGTCACGCTGAGCACGGACAACGAGTCGGTCCTCGCGTTCCTGCGCCGCAACGCGGCCGAGACGATCCTGTGCGTCGCGAACCTCTCGGCGACCGCCCGCACGGCCACGATCCACCTGCCCGAGCACACGGGCGCGACCCTGACCGACGTGTTCGGCGGGGCCTCGTTCCCCTCGGTGGGCGAGGACGGCGCCGTCGTGATGACATGGGGTTCGAGGGACTTCTACTGGCTCACGGTGTCGTAG
- a CDS encoding phosphotransferase — protein MVPKTVSSSPVVSHPGPLGSAQRAPVPDDRLLGLLDAWLPAQRWYPVKGLTVRHVPWMSFALTDRCTLHLLRIVGDGVDLVIQVPLVLTPAGRLAESSAQTPPAGPTGERAGRVRPDEAGGARTPLPGLVGFVPGAPGRPGERLDAPFAVHDGATHPDLWVALLAAVEQAAGAYAPGTLGGRTDPEPIPLDLTGARTVGGEQSNSSVILPGVAGGSILKILRTIAIGPNPDVVVPDALARVGWTGVPRPLGWVEATWDSHDVPQDAHGLGPDRTAHLAVLSELVTDARDGFELACAYAAQDTSFADLAADLGRTLASMHRALREALPTGPPLEAGWLLGDLRRRAREACASSAPLGRRAAQIEVFLDGVADRLDREDAAPPLLQAIHGDMHLGQALYARGDGWKILDFEGEPLRPVAERTRPDLPLRDVAGIVRSFDYAAAVGGARSPRWTTTARTAFVEAYRREIGEDDGTAGLSVATTEALLRALVLDKALYEVVYESRNRPAWEPIPLTAVDRLLGGR, from the coding sequence GTGGTGCCCAAGACCGTCTCGTCCTCGCCCGTCGTGTCGCACCCCGGGCCGCTCGGGTCGGCGCAGCGCGCGCCGGTCCCCGACGACCGGCTGCTCGGTCTGCTCGACGCGTGGCTGCCCGCGCAGCGCTGGTACCCCGTCAAGGGGCTCACGGTGCGGCACGTGCCGTGGATGAGCTTCGCGCTCACGGACCGTTGCACGCTGCACCTGCTGCGCATCGTGGGCGACGGGGTGGACCTGGTGATCCAGGTCCCGCTCGTGCTCACGCCCGCGGGCAGGCTCGCCGAGTCGTCCGCGCAGACCCCGCCGGCGGGGCCCACGGGGGAACGCGCTGGGCGCGTCCGCCCGGACGAGGCGGGCGGGGCACGCACGCCGCTCCCGGGCCTCGTGGGCTTCGTCCCCGGGGCTCCGGGGCGTCCCGGGGAGCGCCTCGACGCGCCGTTCGCGGTGCACGACGGCGCCACCCACCCCGACCTGTGGGTGGCCCTCCTGGCCGCGGTCGAGCAGGCGGCGGGCGCCTACGCACCGGGCACCCTCGGGGGCCGCACCGACCCCGAACCCATCCCCCTCGACCTGACGGGAGCCCGCACGGTCGGCGGCGAGCAGTCCAACTCCTCGGTGATCCTCCCCGGGGTCGCGGGCGGGTCGATCCTCAAGATCCTGCGGACGATCGCGATCGGCCCCAACCCGGACGTCGTCGTCCCCGACGCGCTGGCCCGCGTCGGCTGGACGGGCGTGCCTCGCCCGCTCGGCTGGGTCGAGGCCACGTGGGACTCGCACGACGTGCCGCAGGACGCTCACGGGCTGGGACCGGACCGGACCGCGCACCTCGCGGTCCTGAGCGAGCTCGTGACGGATGCTCGGGACGGGTTCGAGCTCGCGTGCGCCTACGCGGCCCAGGACACCTCGTTCGCCGACCTCGCAGCCGACCTCGGCCGGACGCTCGCGAGCATGCACCGGGCTCTGCGCGAGGCCCTGCCGACCGGGCCACCGCTCGAGGCGGGCTGGCTGCTCGGCGACCTGCGTCGTCGGGCGCGTGAGGCGTGCGCGTCCTCCGCACCCCTCGGGCGGCGCGCTGCGCAGATCGAGGTGTTCCTCGACGGCGTGGCCGACCGCCTGGACCGCGAGGACGCCGCACCACCCCTGCTCCAGGCGATCCACGGCGACATGCACCTCGGCCAGGCCCTGTACGCACGCGGCGACGGATGGAAGATCCTCGACTTCGAGGGCGAGCCCCTGCGGCCCGTGGCCGAGCGCACGCGCCCGGACCTGCCGCTGCGCGACGTCGCGGGCATCGTGCGTTCGTTCGACTACGCGGCGGCGGTCGGCGGTGCCCGTTCGCCCCGGTGGACGACGACGGCGCGCACCGCGTTCGTCGAGGCGTACCGCCGCGAGATCGGCGAGGACGACGGGACCGCGGGCCTCTCGGTCGCCACGACCGAGGCCCTGCTCCGGGCGCTCGTGCTCGACAAGGCGCTGTACGAGGTCGTGTACGAGTCGCGGAACCGGCCGGCGTGGGAGCCGATCCCGCTGACCGCGGTGGACCGGCTGCTGGGCGGGCGGTAA
- a CDS encoding glycoside hydrolase family 2 protein: MTALTSPLGPTPDATTDARSLTRRELHTGWTVRAVAGPVPAHLAEQVHAPVPASVPGTVHTDLLAAGIVPDPYLDDNERVLAWIGRCDWEYRTTFEWAPDGHERHDLVADGLDTVAAVTLNGHLLAETANQHRTYRLPVDEHLRPGANELVVRFSSPLAYAAAQNVALGYRPHTNPHPFNAIRKMACSFGWDWGLETATSGIWRPLALEGWSGARLASVRPVATVTGPSADAPHAEATASPDAPVPGRLTVHVDLERSPDVDGPLDVAVHVDGLVTTVQVPAGETAVVVDADLPQVRRWWPRGYGDQPLYEVTVELLGSPGTTPEETEERAPRAAVGPLDVRRHRVGFRTVRLDLLPDEHDGEPGTSFVIVVNDQPVFVRGANWIPDDAFPHRVTRERYAARIAQAEQANVNLLRVWGGGIYEADDFYDLCDERGILTWQDFLFACSTYAEEEPLRSEVEAEVRDNVTRLAPHPSLVLWNGNNENLWGFHDWDWQPRLQGRTWGLGYYTGLLPALLAELDPGRPYTPGSPWSGSLDLHPNLDAHGSVHVWDAWNRKGYEVYRDHVARFVAEFGWQGPPTWSTLRDALSDDPLTPESPGMLVHQKAAQGNDKLTDGLLPHFPLPDDMDDWHWAMSLNQANAMTVGIEHLRSWSPRCAGAIVWQLNDCWPVTSWAAVDGAGRAKPTLFALAHAYRDRLVTVQPRRPDGGAPVPGGPSALAVVVVNDSPDPWSGTLVQRRVRYDGTVLAEMSTAVGLAPRETRTLLLPDAVATAASARDELVVAALGDERGLWFFAEPRDSALVEGGLDVEVRQVASGAPVTSPVPGSIRTPAAVGGPGEGRRYEVTATARTLVRDVTLLVDKVHPDASVDDQLVTLLPGESVTFTVSAPEPLGSAGKSALTTRRVLRTANQLVAGPSTPGVNP; encoded by the coding sequence ATGACAGCGCTGACATCCCCGCTCGGCCCGACCCCGGACGCCACCACCGACGCGCGGAGCCTGACCCGCCGTGAGCTGCACACGGGCTGGACCGTCCGCGCCGTCGCCGGCCCCGTCCCCGCACACCTCGCCGAGCAGGTGCACGCGCCCGTGCCCGCGTCCGTGCCGGGGACGGTCCATACCGACCTCCTCGCGGCCGGGATCGTCCCCGACCCCTACCTCGACGACAACGAGCGCGTGCTCGCCTGGATCGGGCGCTGCGACTGGGAGTACCGCACCACGTTCGAGTGGGCCCCCGACGGGCACGAGCGCCACGACCTCGTCGCCGACGGCCTCGACACCGTCGCGGCCGTGACCCTCAACGGGCACCTGCTCGCCGAGACCGCGAACCAGCACCGCACCTACCGCCTGCCCGTCGACGAGCACCTGCGGCCCGGTGCCAACGAGCTCGTCGTGCGCTTCTCCTCGCCGCTCGCGTACGCCGCCGCGCAGAACGTGGCCCTGGGCTACCGCCCCCACACCAACCCCCACCCGTTCAACGCGATCCGCAAGATGGCGTGCAGCTTCGGGTGGGACTGGGGCCTGGAGACCGCGACGTCGGGCATCTGGCGTCCGCTCGCGCTCGAGGGGTGGTCGGGCGCGAGGCTCGCGTCGGTGCGGCCCGTCGCGACGGTCACCGGGCCGTCCGCCGACGCACCGCACGCCGAGGCCACGGCCTCGCCCGACGCCCCCGTGCCGGGCCGCCTCACGGTCCACGTCGACCTCGAGCGCTCCCCCGACGTCGACGGCCCGCTGGACGTCGCGGTCCACGTCGACGGCCTCGTCACGACCGTCCAGGTCCCGGCCGGCGAGACCGCGGTCGTCGTCGACGCCGATCTCCCGCAGGTGCGTCGATGGTGGCCCCGCGGGTACGGCGACCAGCCGCTCTACGAGGTCACGGTCGAGCTCCTCGGCTCCCCCGGCACGACGCCCGAGGAGACCGAGGAGCGCGCGCCGCGCGCCGCCGTCGGGCCCCTCGACGTGCGGCGCCACCGCGTGGGCTTCCGCACCGTGCGCCTCGACCTGCTGCCCGACGAGCACGACGGCGAGCCCGGCACGTCCTTCGTGATCGTCGTCAACGACCAGCCCGTGTTCGTGCGCGGAGCCAACTGGATCCCCGACGACGCGTTCCCCCACCGCGTCACGCGCGAGCGGTACGCCGCACGCATCGCCCAGGCCGAGCAGGCGAACGTCAACCTCCTGCGGGTCTGGGGCGGCGGGATCTACGAGGCCGACGACTTCTACGACCTGTGCGACGAGCGCGGCATCCTCACCTGGCAGGACTTCCTGTTCGCCTGCTCGACGTACGCGGAGGAAGAACCGCTGCGCAGCGAGGTCGAGGCCGAGGTGCGCGACAACGTGACCCGCCTGGCCCCGCACCCGAGCCTCGTGCTGTGGAACGGCAACAACGAGAACCTGTGGGGCTTCCACGACTGGGACTGGCAGCCGCGCCTCCAGGGCCGCACCTGGGGCCTGGGCTACTACACCGGGCTGCTGCCCGCGCTGCTCGCCGAGCTCGACCCGGGGCGCCCGTACACGCCGGGCAGCCCGTGGTCGGGCTCGCTCGACCTGCACCCCAACCTCGACGCGCACGGCTCGGTGCACGTCTGGGACGCGTGGAACCGCAAGGGGTACGAGGTGTACCGCGACCACGTCGCGCGCTTCGTCGCCGAGTTCGGCTGGCAGGGCCCGCCCACGTGGTCGACGCTGCGCGACGCCCTGTCCGACGACCCGCTCACGCCCGAGTCCCCCGGGATGCTCGTGCACCAGAAGGCCGCGCAGGGCAACGACAAGCTGACCGACGGCCTGCTCCCCCACTTCCCGCTGCCCGACGACATGGACGACTGGCACTGGGCCATGTCCCTCAACCAGGCGAACGCCATGACGGTCGGGATCGAGCACCTGCGCTCGTGGAGCCCGCGCTGCGCGGGCGCGATCGTGTGGCAGCTCAACGACTGCTGGCCCGTCACCTCGTGGGCCGCGGTCGACGGCGCGGGCCGTGCCAAGCCCACCCTGTTCGCGCTCGCCCACGCGTACCGCGACCGCCTGGTCACGGTCCAGCCCCGCAGGCCCGACGGCGGCGCGCCCGTCCCCGGCGGCCCCTCGGCGCTCGCGGTGGTCGTCGTCAACGACTCGCCCGACCCGTGGAGCGGGACGCTCGTCCAGCGCCGCGTGCGCTACGACGGGACGGTCCTCGCCGAGATGAGCACCGCCGTCGGTCTGGCGCCGCGCGAGACGCGCACGCTCCTGCTGCCGGACGCCGTCGCGACGGCCGCGAGCGCCCGCGACGAGCTGGTCGTCGCGGCCCTGGGTGACGAGCGCGGGCTGTGGTTCTTCGCCGAGCCGCGCGACAGCGCGCTGGTCGAGGGCGGGCTGGACGTGGAGGTGCGGCAGGTCGCCTCCGGCGCCCCGGTGACGTCGCCCGTGCCGGGCTCGATCCGCACGCCCGCCGCAGTCGGTGGGCCGGGAGAAGGTCGCCGGTACGAGGTCACCGCCACGGCCCGCACGCTCGTGCGCGACGTGACCCTGCTGGTCGACAAGGTGCACCCCGACGCGAGCGTCGACGACCAGCTCGTCACCCTCCTGCCCGGGGAATCGGTGACCTTCACGGTGTCGGCCCCCGAGCCGCTCGGGAGCGCCGGGAAGTCCGCGCTGACCACGCGACGGGTGCTGCGCACCGCGAACCAGCTCGTCGCGGGACCGTCGACGCCGGGTGTGAACCCGTGA